AAAGAACGTCGATTCATAATCCATGTTCAAAAGACCAAGCAGAGTCGGAGCCAAATCAATCTGGCTGGCCAGGATGTCCACGTCCCTGGCCGGGATCAGCCTGGGTGCGTACACCAGGAGCGGAATATGGTATTTGGCCACGGGCAGATCGTCCTTGCCGGCGCTGTTGGCGTCATGGTCAGCCACGATGATGAAAATGGTCCGATCAAACCAGGGCTTGGTCCGGGCCTGATCCAAAAAACGGCCCAGGGCGAAATCCGTGTATTTGACCGCGCCATCCCGGCCATACCCGGACGGGACATCAATACGGCCCTCGGGATACGTGAAAGGGCGGTGATTGGAGGTCGTCATCAGATGGAAAAAAAACGGCTTGCCCACGGCGGTGTCGACATCCGCCTGGCGCAAGGTTTGAGAATAAAGATCCTCGTCGCACATGCCCCAGGCATTCTTGAAAGAAATCTCCTCTTCGGGAACGCTGCTCTGATCGACAATGCGGTACCCGTTGCCACTGAAAAACGCGTTCATATTATCAAAATAACCACGTCCCCCGTACAAAAACGCACAGTCGTATCCCTTGGCCCCGAGTTGGCGGCCCAGGCTGGCGTAACCGCTTTCGCGACCCAGGCGTTTGACGATGGAACGCCCCGGTGTCGGCGGCAGGGACAGGGTGATGGCCTCCAGCGCGCGATCGGTGCGCGTGCCGGTGGCGTACACGTTGGTGAAGAACAGACTCTCGGCCCGCAGCCGGTCCAGGTTGGGCGTCAGGCCGCAGGTATCCCCGAAGCTGCCCAGATACTTGGCGCTCAGGCTTTCCACCGTGACCAACACCACATTGAGGGGACTAAATTGTCCGGGATTGTCGATTGAACGACGAATATCCAGAGGGTCCACATTAAGGAACCGCGCGTTGGGTTCGCCCACTTCCCGGCGCAGCAGCTCGCCCAGCTCCCGCTCCGGCATTGTGGCGTAGAATTGCCCATAATCCAGCTCGTTGTTACGGAAGGCGGCGAAGAAACGAAACGGCCCGTTCCCGGCCAGCTCCCGTTGGGGGACATCGCCGCCGAGACCGCGCGGAAAATCCTGATCGATCCCGGCCGTGACCAAAAGCGCCAGGGCGGCGAGCCCAGCCAAAAACGGCCAGGGCCGCCGGACAGGTCCGGCATCCGGAACACGGTCGAGGGTCCGGTGCAGCAGGACGGCCCCGGCCATGGCCAAAAGCACGAACAGGGCCAGGAGCGGATAGACCGGGTAGGATTCCAGGATGTTGTTGACCACCTCGTGCGAATAGACCAGATAATCGACGGCGATAAAGTTGAATCGGCTGGAAAATTCATCCCAGAACAACCACTCCGCCGTGGCGGTGAAAAACATCACGAACAGCACCGCCGTGGTCAGAACGCGAAGCGCGACCTTTCGGCCGGCCCACAGGCGGCGCGGGGCGAGCATCAACAGCGCGGCCAGGAACGCGACCGCGTAGGTCAGAAAACCCAGGTCGAAAATCAGGCCGACGCCGAAGATGCGGAGCACGTCCAGAAGGCCGGGATCGATCTGGCCGAAATGGCCCACAAGCAAAGCACAACGGGTCAGGAAAAATGCGGCCAGCCAAACCAGGCCAAGGGCGGTCAGGTAACGGACCAGAACATGACGGAACAGGGACATGGGTTCCTCCTTGTGATGAGCCCCCGCTCTAGCCCTCGGTCCGTCAGCCCCGCGTCATGGGGATGTGAAAATTTCGTGAAACGCCAAGGAGGCGCCGTGCGCATTCTGATCATCGAGGACAATCCGGACATCCTGGCCAACGTGGCCGACTATCTGACCCTCAAGGGCCATGTCGTGGACTGCGCCCAGGACGGACTGAGCGGCCTGCACCTGGCCGTGACCGGAAGCCATGACCTCATCGTACTCGACGTCATGCTGCCCAGCATCGACGGCTACCAGATCTGCAAACGACTGCGCGAGGACGCGGGCAGTGAGATCCCCATCATCATGCTCACGGCCCGCGACACCCTGGACGACCGCTTGCACGGCCTGGACATCGGGGCCGACGACTATCTGGTCAAACCCTTCGCCCTGGCCGAGCTGCACGCCCGCATCCTGGCCGTGCTGCGGCGCGGCGGAGGGCACGCGCGCGGTCTGCGCGTCAGCGATCTGCACTACGACCTGGACACCCTGCGGGTCACACGGGGCGGCGCGTCCCTCAAGCTCAATCCCCTGGGCCTCAAATTGCTGGAAATCCTGATGCGCAAGAGTCCGGCCGTGGTCCGCCGCGAAACCCTGGAAGCCGAACTGTGGGGCGAAAACTGCCCGGACAGCGACAGCCTGCGCACCCACGTCCACCAGTTGCGCCAAGTCCTGGACAAACCCTTTGGCCATCCCCTGCTGCACACCGTGCACGGCATCGGATACCGTCTGGCCGAGGACGACGATGCTCGCTAAGCTGCCCCTGGCCCGCCGCATCGTCCTGGCCTTCGTACTCATGACCGCCCTGGTCAGCGGCCTCTTCTCCTGGGGCATCTACGGCACGGTGCTCTTCGTGGAGGAGCACTTGGTGTCCAAGGAACTGGAGGGAGAACTCGCCAGCGCGCTGGAGGACATGGCCGCCGGCCGCCCACCGCGTCTCGATGCCCGGACCCGCCTCCTGTCCTCCGATTCCACGGACCATCCCATTCCTGACCGTTTCCGTGCACTGCCTGAAGGCTTCACCGAGATCGCCAACGAGCGCGAGGCGGTCTATGTTTTCCTGCGCGACGTGGGGGAAACCCGCCATGCCCTGATCCAGGAGCAAAGCGAGTTCGAGGCCCGCGAACATGTATTGTTCAATGTGGCCCTGGCCGGATTCCTGCTGTGCGTGGCCGGATCGTGGGCGTTGGGTGAATTCATGGCCGCGCGGGTCATGGAGCCGGTCACGCGCCTGGCCCGCCGCGTACAGGGCGCGGACCGCCGCGCTCCCCTGGCTCCGGAATTCGCCGACGATGAAATCGGCCGCCTGGCCGCGACCTTCGACGCCGCCTTTGCCCAGCTCCGCCAGGCCCTGGACCGGGAACGCCTCTTCACCAGCGACGTCAGCCACGAACTGCGCACCCCGCTCATGGTCATCGCCTCGTCCTGCGAACTGCTGCGGGAATCCTCCCTCACGCCGGACCAGCAAACCCAGATTCGCCGCATCGAAAGCGCGACCGGCGACATGCGCACCCTGATCCAGGCCTTCCTGCTCCTGGCCCGATCCCAAGTACGCGAAAACGCGGCCGAGGAACGGATCACCCTGCTCCAGGCCGCGCGCGACCAGGCCCTGCATTGGAAAACGCGCTTCCGGGACAAGGGCCTGGAGTTTTCCATCATCGAGGAAGAGACCGACACGGGCCGCTACAACCAGACCTTCCTGAACACGGTCCTTTCCAACCTGCTCCGCAACGCCTGGCACTACACGGACCGTGGCCAGGTCCGCTTGGTGCTGGGACGCGACGGATTCCGCGTCGAGGACAGCGGTCCCGGCATCCCGGACGAAGACCGGGAGCGGATCTTCGACCCCTTCGTGCGCGGTTCCCACACACGGGGCGAAGGTCTGGGCCTGGGCCTGTCCCTGGTGCAACGCATCTGCGCCCACCAAGGCTGGACCATCACGGCCACGGCCATGACGCCGCGCGGAAGCTGCTTCAAAATCGCCTTGCAACAACGCCACCCCTGATTCGGTGTCAAATCATGATGGAAATCGGAGCCCTGGCCAGGGCTCCGATCACAACCTAGGCATCAAGCGAGCCGGCGATCTCCTTGAACAAATCGGCCAGAGTGACCACGCCGATGACGCGGCCGCCTTCCTCGACCACGGCCCGTCCCCGCCGGTAATCAAGAAAAACCTCCAGAACCCGGGCCAGGGGATCGTTGGGCTTGAGCACCGGCACATCGGTTTGCAGACATTCCGAAATCCGGACCTGGGCGCAGTTACGGCAGGCCAGACCAAAGGCCTTGTCCCAGTCAACATCGGGACCATCCCCAAGAGCACCCTTGAGCAGGCATGGGCCCATGCCCTGAACAAGGTTCCACATGGACAGGATTCCCAAAAAATGGTCGCTTTTGGAAAAAACCAGCACAAACGAACTGTCTGGCTGCTTTTCCCGGCTGGCGCTCAAGGCGCGGATGGCCTCGGACAGGCTCGCGTCTTCACGCACCGCAGCGAAATCCTCGCGCATGATATCCCAGGCTCGTTTACGTAACAGCATGCTTTCCTCCTTCGTAAAAAAAAACGGACAGGATGTCCGAGGTCGCGCGTCAATCAAAATCCGCGAGCAGGGCGCCAATATGCAGGTCCTCGGTCAGGGATTCGTTCTGGTATTTGGTCCGAATCCGCCACAGCGCCTGTTGGAGCTGATCGTTGGTGATACCGTTGGACAGGGCCGTGTATGCCTCCAGAAACGCGGCCAAATGATCGCAAATCTTGAGCATCCGTCCATCCTTGGGACAGAATTCGTCTTTGTTGTACGCGCCTTGGAGCTGATCCCAGCTGACAATACGCGCAACGCCATCCCGCAAGATCGTGGATTCGAACTCCGAGCCCACGGCAATGCCCAAAAAATAGCTCAATCGCTCGATGAGGCTGGTATACACGGAGCGGTCCAGGATGGAAAAAAGACGTCGCTCCACTTCCTGGGCCTCGTATTCACGAATCAAATCCCCGATGCCCTGGACCGAACTCTTGACCGGGGAAATGATATCCCGCGTCAACAGTTCCGGAATATCATGAAAGAGCCCGGCAAAAAAATTGTTGTGACGCCGCACCGGGCAGGCTCCGGCCGCGAGGCTGAAAAAATAAGCCAGACAGGCCACGATGAACATGTGCCCCAGAACCGAGGTCTCCGGAATGCGCGGCGTCTGGGACCAACGCTTCTGAAAACGCAACTGGCCGCACATATAGGCGAATTTTCCCAGACGGGTGGTTGGCCCCTCCAAAAGCTGGGACACCCCGATCAAGTCAAGATGCGCTTCCAGGCCATGCCGGAAATTGGCCTCGATGTCGTCCATCTCCTCGTCCCAGGTATTCATGCCCCGGATAAGATGAAACTCCCAACGCGAGGCGAACAGATGGGCCGCGTCCAGAATCCGGGTGGCCAACCGCTGCTCCCGACGGGCCTGAAGTTCGAAATGACGACACATTCCATCCCAAAAATCCTTGCCCAGGGGTTGTACCCGGGGCTGGAGCTGCTCAAGCACCCAGGCCGTGAGCTTTTGATAATGAGCGGGATTGGCCTTGATCTGATAAAAAATGGGCGGCTTGATATCCGTGATGACCAGGCGATAGAGATAATCGAAAATTCCTCCCCGGACGATCTCCTCGCCCAGGCTGGATTTATCCCGCGGCGACAAGTCGCGGGAATTGAGCTCGAAAAGAAGCCACGCAGCGATCATCTTGTGCGCCTGCTTGTCCACCTCCACAAGCTCCATGGGGCGCATCTTGTCGTTCCAACGCTTCATGAAGCTTCCCGAAAAAACTAGCTGCAACAGCCCCTTGCGAATACTGGCCACGAACACCTCCCCATCAATGCCAGCAGCGCGCGCGGCCGGTCATGTTTTTTCCGAAAATTCCAGAAAAAAACTTTACAAGCAAAGCAAGGACGGATAGCTCTTTCGTTCCTTATCCCACTAGTATTGTTTCGTTACGTTGTAGCGGTTCCGGCGAAAAAGCGCAACCATCATTGGGCCTTATCGCCGATTTCAACGTTGAGAGCGCCCGCGACGACACGGGTTTTATCAGGCAGGAGCCACAAAAATGAAGACGTACAGTCCCAAAGCAAGTGAATTGACCCATAAATGGTATCTTGTCGACGCCAAGGACAAGGTCCTGGGACGGCTTGCCACGGAAATTGCTTCCCGCCTTCGCGGCAAGCACAAAGCAGAATTTGCCCCGCACATGGACAATGGTGACTTCATCATTGTAATCAACGCGGACAAAATCAAGGTGACTGGCAACAAACTCGCCCAGAAGGTCTATTACCGGCATACGCACCATATCGGCGGCCTCAAGGAAACCACCCTGCAGGAAATGCTGAACAAGAAACCCTCGGACGTCATCACCAAGGCTGTTCGCGGCATGCTGCCCAAAAGCGCCCTGGGCTACCAGCTGATCACGAAACTGAAGGTTTACCCCGGCGCGGAACACCCCCATCAGGCGCAGCAGCCTGAAGTGCTGGACATCTAATCAGGGATGGAGAGGATTATGAGTCAAGATTTCTTCTATGGTACCGGCAAAAGAAAGACGTCCGTTTCCCGGACCAGATTGTACAAAGGCACGGGGAGCATCACCATCAACGGCCGTGAACTGGGTGATTATTTTCCCCGGGCCACGTTGCAGATGATCATCCGCCAGCCGCTCAAGCTGACAAAAACACTGGAAAAACTGAACATCGCCTGTCGGGTCACCGGCGGCGGCTTGTCCGGCCAGGCCCAGGCCGTGCGGCACGGCATCAGCCGCGCCCTGCTGGAATTCGATCCGGAACTGCGTGGCGTGCTCAAACGCGCCGGCTTCCTGACCCGTGATTCCCGCGTCAAGGAAAGAAAGAAGTACGGCCAGCGCGCCGCCCGCGCCCGCTACCAGTACTCCAAGCGTTAATCCGCTGGTCACGACGATTCATCGAAGGCAGGGGTGCGAGTGCATCCCTGCCTTGCTTTTTTAGGGAGAACCCCATGGCCGCCAAAAAAAT
The sequence above is a segment of the Deltaproteobacteria bacterium genome. Coding sequences within it:
- a CDS encoding LTA synthase family protein; protein product: MSLFRHVLVRYLTALGLVWLAAFFLTRCALLVGHFGQIDPGLLDVLRIFGVGLIFDLGFLTYAVAFLAALLMLAPRRLWAGRKVALRVLTTAVLFVMFFTATAEWLFWDEFSSRFNFIAVDYLVYSHEVVNNILESYPVYPLLALFVLLAMAGAVLLHRTLDRVPDAGPVRRPWPFLAGLAALALLVTAGIDQDFPRGLGGDVPQRELAGNGPFRFFAAFRNNELDYGQFYATMPERELGELLRREVGEPNARFLNVDPLDIRRSIDNPGQFSPLNVVLVTVESLSAKYLGSFGDTCGLTPNLDRLRAESLFFTNVYATGTRTDRALEAITLSLPPTPGRSIVKRLGRESGYASLGRQLGAKGYDCAFLYGGRGYFDNMNAFFSGNGYRIVDQSSVPEEEISFKNAWGMCDEDLYSQTLRQADVDTAVGKPFFFHLMTTSNHRPFTYPEGRIDVPSGYGRDGAVKYTDFALGRFLDQARTKPWFDRTIFIIVADHDANSAGKDDLPVAKYHIPLLVYAPRLIPARDVDILASQIDLAPTLLGLLNMDYESTFFGRNVLREDAAPGRALIGNYQHLGLFDGQSLAILSPRRGLRRHDDALGLSDESAASVSDPLVRRDIAYYQGASHGFRHGLLRWPSGRAR
- a CDS encoding 50S ribosomal protein L13, with protein sequence MKTYSPKASELTHKWYLVDAKDKVLGRLATEIASRLRGKHKAEFAPHMDNGDFIIVINADKIKVTGNKLAQKVYYRHTHHIGGLKETTLQEMLNKKPSDVITKAVRGMLPKSALGYQLITKLKVYPGAEHPHQAQQPEVLDI
- a CDS encoding 30S ribosomal protein S9; this encodes MSQDFFYGTGKRKTSVSRTRLYKGTGSITINGRELGDYFPRATLQMIIRQPLKLTKTLEKLNIACRVTGGGLSGQAQAVRHGISRALLEFDPELRGVLKRAGFLTRDSRVKERKKYGQRAARARYQYSKR
- a CDS encoding HD domain-containing protein, giving the protein MASIRKGLLQLVFSGSFMKRWNDKMRPMELVEVDKQAHKMIAAWLLFELNSRDLSPRDKSSLGEEIVRGGIFDYLYRLVITDIKPPIFYQIKANPAHYQKLTAWVLEQLQPRVQPLGKDFWDGMCRHFELQARREQRLATRILDAAHLFASRWEFHLIRGMNTWDEEMDDIEANFRHGLEAHLDLIGVSQLLEGPTTRLGKFAYMCGQLRFQKRWSQTPRIPETSVLGHMFIVACLAYFFSLAAGACPVRRHNNFFAGLFHDIPELLTRDIISPVKSSVQGIGDLIREYEAQEVERRLFSILDRSVYTSLIERLSYFLGIAVGSEFESTILRDGVARIVSWDQLQGAYNKDEFCPKDGRMLKICDHLAAFLEAYTALSNGITNDQLQQALWRIRTKYQNESLTEDLHIGALLADFD
- a CDS encoding CBS domain-containing protein, with product MLLRKRAWDIMREDFAAVREDASLSEAIRALSASREKQPDSSFVLVFSKSDHFLGILSMWNLVQGMGPCLLKGALGDGPDVDWDKAFGLACRNCAQVRISECLQTDVPVLKPNDPLARVLEVFLDYRRGRAVVEEGGRVIGVVTLADLFKEIAGSLDA
- a CDS encoding HAMP domain-containing histidine kinase, giving the protein MLAKLPLARRIVLAFVLMTALVSGLFSWGIYGTVLFVEEHLVSKELEGELASALEDMAAGRPPRLDARTRLLSSDSTDHPIPDRFRALPEGFTEIANEREAVYVFLRDVGETRHALIQEQSEFEAREHVLFNVALAGFLLCVAGSWALGEFMAARVMEPVTRLARRVQGADRRAPLAPEFADDEIGRLAATFDAAFAQLRQALDRERLFTSDVSHELRTPLMVIASSCELLRESSLTPDQQTQIRRIESATGDMRTLIQAFLLLARSQVRENAAEERITLLQAARDQALHWKTRFRDKGLEFSIIEEETDTGRYNQTFLNTVLSNLLRNAWHYTDRGQVRLVLGRDGFRVEDSGPGIPDEDRERIFDPFVRGSHTRGEGLGLGLSLVQRICAHQGWTITATAMTPRGSCFKIALQQRHP
- a CDS encoding response regulator transcription factor; this encodes MRILIIEDNPDILANVADYLTLKGHVVDCAQDGLSGLHLAVTGSHDLIVLDVMLPSIDGYQICKRLREDAGSEIPIIMLTARDTLDDRLHGLDIGADDYLVKPFALAELHARILAVLRRGGGHARGLRVSDLHYDLDTLRVTRGGASLKLNPLGLKLLEILMRKSPAVVRRETLEAELWGENCPDSDSLRTHVHQLRQVLDKPFGHPLLHTVHGIGYRLAEDDDAR